One window of the Pseudomonas sp. S04 genome contains the following:
- a CDS encoding fimbria/pilus outer membrane usher protein, with product MTLLPGRPWAPFRLRLAHLFVTGVSGAALVETRLVMAAPTVEFQSSFMRQSADHASDAGVLALSALTQGNDVGPGRYQVDIQVNQVYFGQREIEFVLSPEDDRLLPCLSADLLSQMGVRLDSLAEPALTQSSCVDLLALIPGATLEFDSSKLLLNLSIPQIAMRRDVLGQVDPERWDHGINAAFVSYQASTQQGSNRYRGRQNSDDLYLNSGINLGAWRLRSNQSLRQDAEGDRQWTSAYTYAQRDLPGTQANLTLGETFTSGDVFRSLPIRGALIATDLGMLPDVLQAYAPIVRGVAQTRAKLEIFQNGYPIYSTYVSAGPYEIDDLSTNGGSGELDIVLTEADGQVRRFSQSFATLSNLLREGVWRYSAALGRYNGAHGLEDPLLWQGTLAAGTAWNSTLYGGLIASDFYRAGNMGASKDLGPFGALSLDLTHSSADIDSRDTQSLQGMSYALKYGKSFATNTNLRFAGYRYSTEGYRDFDEAVRQRSHDSSWHGSRRSRLEASVYQNIGARSSLSLTMSHQDYWQNSEVQRQFQFNVSTHYKGVGYNLFASQSLNDTRGNDRQLGLSMTMPLDFGHSANATFDIQKSGEHFSQRASMSGNVDETRLNYQASVSNDNHKQRTGALSLGYQAAFGTVGAGLTQGNDYRNLSLNANGALLLHAGGIELGPYLGETTALVEVPNIAGVGIQNATGVKTNERGYALAPYLRPYRVNHVVLKTDDLGPEVEIDNATTQLVPRRGAVVKATFPARSVTRLVITARTATGQPLPFGAQLSNTEHGVIGVVGQAGQVMLSTGIEPQILDVHWGEQAEPQCQLLIDPQAMDQAQGYRLQELTCR from the coding sequence ATGACTCTATTGCCCGGGCGCCCATGGGCGCCTTTTCGACTCCGCCTTGCCCATTTGTTCGTGACCGGCGTAAGCGGTGCCGCCCTGGTTGAAACCCGGCTCGTTATGGCGGCGCCCACCGTGGAATTTCAATCCAGTTTCATGCGCCAGAGCGCAGACCATGCCAGCGACGCGGGGGTGTTGGCCCTCAGTGCGCTGACCCAAGGTAACGATGTGGGACCCGGACGCTATCAGGTCGATATACAGGTCAATCAGGTGTATTTCGGCCAGCGTGAAATCGAGTTCGTGCTCAGCCCCGAAGATGATCGACTGCTGCCTTGCCTGTCCGCCGACCTGTTGAGTCAGATGGGCGTGCGACTCGACAGCCTGGCGGAGCCTGCACTCACGCAGTCCAGCTGTGTCGATCTGTTGGCGCTGATCCCGGGGGCCACCCTCGAATTCGATAGCAGCAAGCTGCTGCTGAACCTTTCCATTCCACAAATCGCCATGCGTCGCGATGTGCTCGGTCAAGTCGACCCCGAGCGCTGGGACCACGGCATCAATGCCGCCTTTGTCAGCTACCAGGCGTCCACGCAGCAGGGCAGCAACCGCTATCGCGGACGCCAGAACAGCGATGACCTGTACCTCAACAGCGGGATCAACCTGGGCGCCTGGCGCTTGCGCAGTAACCAGTCACTGCGCCAGGACGCAGAGGGCGATCGTCAATGGACCAGTGCTTATACCTATGCCCAGCGCGACCTGCCGGGTACTCAGGCCAATCTGACGCTGGGTGAAACATTCACCAGCGGCGATGTATTCAGAAGCCTGCCGATCAGGGGCGCGCTCATTGCCACCGACCTTGGCATGCTGCCCGATGTTCTGCAGGCCTATGCACCGATTGTCCGTGGCGTCGCGCAAACCCGAGCGAAACTCGAAATTTTCCAGAACGGTTACCCGATCTACTCCACTTATGTCAGTGCTGGCCCATACGAGATCGACGACCTGAGCACCAACGGTGGCAGCGGTGAACTGGACATCGTCCTGACCGAGGCTGACGGCCAGGTCCGGCGATTTAGCCAATCCTTCGCCACCCTCAGTAATCTGTTGCGTGAGGGGGTATGGCGTTACAGCGCCGCCTTGGGTCGCTACAACGGCGCACATGGGCTTGAGGATCCCCTGCTCTGGCAGGGCACCCTGGCTGCCGGCACCGCGTGGAACTCAACCTTGTACGGTGGCCTGATCGCCAGTGACTTCTACCGCGCCGGCAACATGGGAGCGTCCAAGGATCTAGGCCCCTTCGGTGCGTTGTCCCTGGACCTGACCCACTCCAGCGCCGACATCGATAGTCGGGACACCCAGAGCCTGCAAGGCATGAGCTACGCACTGAAGTACGGCAAGTCGTTTGCCACTAACACCAATCTGCGCTTCGCCGGCTATCGCTACTCCACCGAAGGCTATCGCGACTTCGATGAAGCCGTCCGCCAACGCAGCCACGACTCGAGCTGGCACGGCAGTCGACGCAGCCGATTGGAGGCTTCGGTCTACCAGAATATCGGCGCGCGCAGTTCGTTGAGCTTGACAATGTCTCATCAGGACTACTGGCAAAACAGCGAAGTGCAGCGTCAATTCCAGTTCAACGTCAGTACTCACTACAAAGGCGTGGGATACAACCTGTTTGCGTCGCAATCGTTGAACGACACGCGTGGTAATGATCGACAACTTGGCCTGAGCATGACCATGCCCCTGGATTTCGGGCACTCGGCCAACGCGACCTTCGATATCCAGAAGAGCGGCGAGCATTTCAGTCAACGCGCGAGCATGAGCGGCAACGTCGATGAAACTCGGCTGAATTATCAGGCGTCTGTCAGCAACGATAACCACAAGCAGCGAACGGGGGCGCTTTCTCTCGGTTATCAGGCGGCCTTCGGCACCGTCGGCGCAGGACTTACCCAAGGCAACGACTACCGCAACCTGTCACTCAACGCCAACGGAGCACTACTGCTGCATGCCGGCGGCATTGAGTTGGGGCCTTATCTGGGGGAAACCACGGCCCTGGTGGAAGTTCCGAACATTGCCGGCGTCGGCATACAGAATGCCACTGGCGTAAAGACTAATGAGCGCGGCTATGCGTTGGCGCCTTACCTGCGACCGTACCGGGTCAATCATGTGGTGCTGAAAACCGACGACCTGGGTCCCGAGGTGGAAATCGACAACGCCACGACCCAGCTCGTGCCTCGACGCGGCGCTGTGGTCAAGGCGACATTCCCTGCCCGCTCCGTCACCCGTCTGGTTATCACCGCCCGAACCGCAACGGGCCAACCGCTCCCCTTCGGTGCACAGCTGAGCAATACCGAACACGGCGTAATCGGCGTTGTCGGTCAAGCCGGCCAGGTCATGCTGTCAACTGGCATAGAGCCACAAATACTCGATGTGCACTGGGGAGAACAGGCCGAGCCGCAATGTCAGTTGCTCATCGACCCCCAGGCCATGGATCAAGCGCAAGGCTACCGCTTGCAGGAGCTGACATGTCGGTGA
- a CDS encoding fimbrial biogenesis chaperone yields MFGLIKQAATSRPTLAACMTALMLTSYLPASQAALTLNGTRVVFDSDKRSVSLIVANPSDRTFAVQTWVNTAADDTTTAVPFIPSPPLFRLNPGKEQHIQINGLPNTLPTDRESLFYFNVQEIPQANANEGNVLNIALRTRIKLFYRPAQLKDNPVTSLKELQWSIELANGKPQLRVNNPTPFHVSFARIEVKGNGQQLALHNAEMLAPLSSQTYALDGIKPQAGLQVEFSAINDYGGYTLALTLPIQTAP; encoded by the coding sequence ATGTTCGGCTTGATCAAGCAGGCGGCCACTTCCCGCCCGACCCTTGCTGCCTGCATGACTGCGCTCATGCTTACATCCTACCTGCCAGCCAGCCAGGCAGCCTTGACGCTCAATGGTACCCGCGTGGTATTCGACAGCGACAAGCGCAGTGTTTCACTGATCGTCGCCAACCCCAGCGACCGGACTTTCGCGGTACAAACCTGGGTCAACACGGCCGCCGATGATACGACCACTGCGGTGCCATTCATCCCTTCCCCCCCCTTGTTCCGTCTCAATCCAGGCAAAGAGCAGCACATCCAGATCAATGGACTGCCCAATACGCTGCCCACGGATCGAGAGTCGTTGTTTTACTTCAATGTTCAGGAAATCCCCCAGGCCAATGCCAACGAAGGCAATGTCCTGAACATCGCGTTGCGCACTCGCATCAAACTGTTTTATCGGCCTGCCCAACTCAAGGACAACCCCGTCACAAGCCTGAAGGAACTGCAGTGGTCGATCGAACTGGCCAACGGTAAACCGCAATTGCGGGTGAACAACCCAACACCTTTCCATGTGTCCTTCGCCCGCATCGAAGTGAAGGGCAATGGCCAGCAGCTTGCCCTGCATAACGCCGAAATGCTCGCTCCCTTGTCCAGTCAGACCTATGCACTGGACGGCATCAAGCCGCAAGCAGGATTGCAGGTGGAGTTCTCGGCCATCAACGACTACGGCGGCTACACCCTGGCGTTGACCCTGCCGATTCAGACGGCCCCTTGA
- a CDS encoding fimbrial protein gives MKKSLLALSLGLTAGLIGTSVFANTGTIKFEGKITSSTCPIQIVNPEDGQVGDLVKMGSVDSSRFTAAGQEHGGKRFALRVSGDPGCNITAGSVANTTFNGTADPTGSYFAVTPGLDGAKNVVISLRDKLGASIAPGAASADYDLNVGTTTDLEFNAYYRSTAAAVTAGAASADVQFIVAIN, from the coding sequence TTGAAAAAGTCTCTACTCGCACTTTCGTTAGGCCTGACTGCCGGTTTGATCGGCACTTCGGTATTCGCCAACACCGGTACCATCAAGTTCGAGGGCAAGATCACCAGCAGTACCTGCCCGATTCAAATCGTCAACCCGGAAGATGGCCAGGTCGGCGACCTGGTGAAAATGGGCAGTGTCGATTCCAGTCGCTTTACCGCCGCGGGCCAGGAGCATGGCGGTAAACGTTTTGCGCTTCGCGTCAGCGGCGATCCAGGCTGCAACATCACAGCTGGCAGCGTGGCCAATACCACCTTTAACGGTACCGCCGACCCAACCGGCTCCTATTTTGCGGTAACGCCGGGACTGGACGGCGCGAAAAACGTGGTCATTTCCCTAAGGGACAAACTCGGTGCCTCGATCGCACCAGGGGCCGCCTCGGCCGACTATGACCTGAACGTCGGCACAACGACCGACCTGGAGTTCAACGCCTACTACCGGTCGACCGCCGCCGCTGTCACTGCTGGCGCGGCTTCGGCCGATGTCCAGTTCATTGTCGCCATCAACTGA
- a CDS encoding response regulator transcription factor, giving the protein MNPAQSLSQTAPNRCGETPETPVQRTLNTPRIILADDHPVVLMGAEMALCHPSSQGFAVVAQANSADELIDRLQRTPCDILISDYAMPYGDFPDGLALMGYVRRHFGHVRLVVMTMLRNPSLLQALLNQGACALFDKRSPLSELRHAVQSVARGRRHLCPTFARILEAQALPTDSTEAPLVSLSERELEVVRLFVQGLSGRQIAAHLNRSEKTISRQKRTAMDKLGLVHDGGLVEFARVSGLKG; this is encoded by the coding sequence ATGAACCCTGCGCAATCGTTGTCCCAAACTGCCCCAAACCGCTGCGGTGAGACACCTGAAACACCTGTACAGCGCACACTGAACACACCACGCATCATTCTCGCCGACGACCATCCCGTGGTGCTGATGGGCGCTGAAATGGCCCTGTGCCACCCCTCCAGCCAGGGGTTCGCGGTTGTCGCCCAGGCCAACAGCGCCGATGAGCTGATTGACCGCCTGCAACGCACACCCTGTGACATCCTGATCAGCGACTACGCAATGCCCTATGGGGACTTTCCCGATGGCCTGGCGTTGATGGGTTATGTGAGACGCCACTTCGGACATGTGCGCTTGGTCGTCATGACCATGCTGCGCAATCCGTCCCTATTGCAGGCGTTGCTCAACCAGGGCGCCTGCGCACTGTTCGATAAACGTAGCCCGTTGAGTGAACTCAGGCACGCGGTACAGAGCGTGGCCAGGGGGCGTCGCCATCTCTGCCCGACGTTCGCCAGGATCCTCGAGGCCCAGGCCTTGCCAACCGACAGTACCGAAGCACCGCTGGTGAGCCTGTCCGAACGGGAGCTGGAAGTGGTGCGCTTGTTTGTTCAAGGCCTGTCCGGCCGGCAGATCGCCGCACATCTGAACCGCAGCGAAAAAACCATCAGCCGACAAAAACGCACCGCCATGGACAAGTTGGGACTTGTGCATGACGGTGGGTTGGTGGAGTTTGCGCGGGTGAGTGGGCTGAAGGGCTAG
- a CDS encoding response regulator transcription factor, protein MNHSAPIAIRARNLQPGLERQATGQPLGITLTNREKEVLLWSARGKSSWEIGQIVNCSESGVNYHFGNIRRKFGVSSRWTAVFKALEQGLIQLS, encoded by the coding sequence ATGAACCATTCAGCCCCAATCGCCATTCGCGCTCGCAACCTCCAGCCCGGGCTTGAGCGGCAAGCAACCGGACAGCCGTTGGGTATCACGCTGACCAACCGAGAAAAAGAAGTGCTGCTATGGAGTGCCAGAGGCAAGTCGTCCTGGGAAATCGGCCAGATCGTCAATTGCAGCGAATCCGGGGTGAATTATCACTTTGGCAATATCCGCCGGAAATTCGGCGTCAGTTCACGCTGGACCGCAGTGTTCAAGGCACTGGAGCAAGGTTTGATTCAACTGTCTTGA
- a CDS encoding 2-hydroxyacid dehydrogenase, which yields MNKHIVLYKKLSPALMIRLQERAQVTLIDTLDSDGLQRLRAALPSAHGLLGASLRLDAELLDLAPRLEAVSSVSVGVDNYDIDYLSGRNILLSNTPDVLTETTADTGFALILATARRVVELANLVRAGQWNHNIGPLHFGSDVHGKTLGIIGMGRIGEALAQRGHFGFGMPIIYHSNNPKPAVEKRFNAQYRSLSQLLQQADFICLTLPLTAQTQGLIGAEEFALMRPESIFINISRGKVVDENAMIAALQQRQIRAAGLDVFEREPLQHDSPLLHLDNVVATPHIGSATHETREAMARCAVDNLLAALAGERPANLVNEVVWRQRLERV from the coding sequence ATGAACAAGCACATCGTGCTCTACAAAAAACTGTCGCCCGCGCTGATGATCCGCTTGCAGGAACGGGCACAGGTGACCCTGATCGACACGCTCGACAGCGACGGCCTGCAGCGCCTGCGCGCAGCCCTGCCGAGTGCCCACGGCCTGTTGGGCGCCAGCCTGCGCCTGGACGCCGAACTGCTGGACCTGGCACCCCGACTGGAAGCCGTCTCCAGTGTCTCGGTGGGAGTCGACAACTACGACATCGACTACCTGAGCGGCCGCAATATCCTGCTCAGCAACACCCCGGACGTGTTGACCGAAACCACCGCCGATACCGGTTTCGCGCTGATCCTGGCCACGGCGCGGCGGGTGGTGGAGCTCGCCAATCTGGTCCGCGCCGGACAATGGAACCACAACATCGGGCCGCTGCATTTTGGCAGCGACGTGCACGGCAAGACCCTCGGCATCATCGGCATGGGGCGAATCGGCGAGGCACTGGCGCAACGCGGGCATTTCGGCTTTGGCATGCCGATCATCTATCACAGTAACAACCCGAAACCGGCGGTGGAGAAACGCTTCAATGCCCAATACCGCAGCCTGTCGCAGCTGTTGCAGCAAGCCGACTTCATCTGCCTGACCCTGCCCCTGACCGCCCAGACCCAAGGCCTGATCGGTGCCGAAGAGTTTGCCCTGATGCGCCCCGAGAGTATTTTCATCAATATTTCCCGGGGCAAGGTGGTCGACGAAAACGCCATGATCGCAGCCCTGCAGCAGCGGCAGATTCGCGCCGCCGGTCTGGATGTATTCGAGCGTGAACCGCTGCAGCACGATTCACCGTTGCTGCATTTGGACAATGTGGTGGCGACCCCACATATCGGCTCGGCCACCCATGAAACGCGTGAAGCGATGGCGCGATGCGCGGTGGACAACTTGCTGGCGGCGCTGGCGGGTGAGCGGCCAGCAAATCTGGTGAACGAGGTGGTATGGCGCCAGAGGCTGGAAAGGGTCTGA
- a CDS encoding MFS transporter, producing MQTPKLATRRWWYIMPIVFITYSLAYLDRANYGFAAASGMAADLMITPGLSSLLGALFFLGYFFFQIPGAIYAQKNSVKKLIFVSLILWGSLATLTGVVSNAYWLIVIRFMLGVVEAAVMPAMLVYLCHWFTRAERSRANTFLILGNPVTMLWMSVVSGYLVQHYSWRWMFIIEGLPAVLWAFIWWRLADDRPSQAKWLNDQEKHDLESALAAEQVGIKAVKNYAEAFRSPKVIILALQFFCWSIGVYGFVLWLPSILKQGAQMDMIEAGWLSALPYLAAVIGMLLVSWGSDKLQKRKRFVWPPLLIASVAFYGSYALGAEHFWWSYTLLVIAGACMYAPYGPFFAIVPEILPANVAGGAMALINSMGALGSFGGSYLVGYLNSSTGSPGASYLLMSGALLLSVLLTLCLKPGASDRAPSKQTANQPLLATHS from the coding sequence ATGCAAACGCCCAAACTCGCCACCCGCCGCTGGTGGTACATCATGCCCATCGTGTTCATCACCTATAGCCTGGCGTATCTGGACCGCGCCAACTATGGCTTCGCCGCCGCCTCCGGAATGGCCGCCGACCTGATGATCACCCCGGGGTTGTCGTCGTTGCTCGGCGCCCTGTTCTTCCTCGGTTACTTTTTCTTCCAGATCCCCGGCGCGATCTACGCGCAGAAAAACAGCGTGAAGAAGCTGATTTTCGTCAGCCTGATCCTCTGGGGCAGCCTGGCGACCTTGACCGGAGTCGTCTCCAACGCCTACTGGCTGATCGTCATCCGCTTCATGCTCGGGGTGGTCGAGGCCGCCGTGATGCCAGCGATGCTGGTGTACCTGTGCCACTGGTTCACCCGCGCCGAACGCTCGCGCGCCAACACCTTCCTGATCCTCGGCAACCCGGTGACCATGCTCTGGATGTCGGTGGTCTCCGGTTACCTGGTGCAGCACTACAGCTGGCGCTGGATGTTCATCATCGAAGGCCTGCCGGCGGTGCTCTGGGCGTTTATCTGGTGGCGCCTGGCCGATGATCGTCCGTCCCAGGCCAAGTGGCTCAACGACCAGGAAAAACACGACCTGGAAAGCGCCCTGGCCGCCGAACAGGTGGGCATCAAGGCGGTGAAAAACTACGCCGAAGCCTTCCGTTCGCCAAAAGTGATCATCCTCGCCCTGCAGTTCTTTTGCTGGAGCATTGGGGTCTACGGCTTCGTATTGTGGCTGCCGTCGATCCTCAAGCAAGGCGCGCAGATGGACATGATCGAAGCCGGCTGGCTGTCTGCCCTGCCGTATCTGGCGGCGGTGATCGGCATGCTGCTGGTGTCCTGGGGCTCGGACAAACTGCAAAAGCGCAAACGTTTCGTCTGGCCACCGCTGCTGATTGCCTCGGTGGCGTTCTACGGCTCCTACGCCCTCGGCGCCGAACACTTCTGGTGGTCCTACACCTTGCTGGTGATTGCCGGCGCGTGCATGTACGCGCCCTACGGACCCTTTTTCGCCATCGTCCCGGAAATCCTCCCGGCCAACGTCGCTGGTGGTGCCATGGCGTTGATCAACAGCATGGGCGCGCTGGGTTCGTTCGGCGGCTCTTATCTGGTCGGCTACCTGAACAGCTCCACTGGCTCGCCCGGCGCTTCGTACCTGTTGATGAGCGGTGCGTTGCTGCTGTCGGTGCTGTTGACCCTCTGCCTCAAGCCCGGCGCCAGCGACCGCGCGCCATCCAAGCAGACCGCGAACCAACCGCTGCTGGCGACCCACTCCTGA
- a CDS encoding sugar kinase gives MSEVDILSFGETMAMLVAEQTGDLAQVANFHKRIAGADSNVAIGLSRLGFKVAWLSRVGADSLGRFVLDALQREGLDCSHVEVDPLHPTGFQFKSREEAGADPQVEYFRRGSAASHLSTQAIQPQLLQARHLHATGIPPALSATARELSLQLMTQMRAAGRTVSFDPNLRPALWASEQQMITEINRLAALAHWVLPGLGEGRLLTGFDDPADIAAFYLDQGAQVVAIKLGAHGAYYRTALDQGFVAAVPVAQVVDTVGAGDGFAVGLISALLECHSVNDAVRRANWIGSRAVQSRGDMEGLPTRSEMVTEFEAAIASKPSH, from the coding sequence ATGTCTGAAGTCGATATCCTGTCGTTTGGCGAAACCATGGCCATGCTGGTCGCCGAGCAGACCGGTGATCTGGCGCAGGTCGCGAACTTTCACAAACGCATTGCCGGGGCCGACAGCAATGTCGCCATCGGTCTGTCGCGATTGGGCTTCAAGGTGGCCTGGCTGAGCCGGGTCGGCGCTGACTCCCTGGGGCGCTTTGTCCTCGACGCTTTGCAACGTGAAGGCCTGGACTGCTCCCATGTCGAGGTCGATCCGTTGCACCCAACCGGTTTTCAATTCAAGTCCCGCGAGGAAGCCGGCGCCGATCCCCAGGTGGAGTACTTCCGTCGGGGTTCGGCCGCCAGTCATCTGTCGACCCAGGCGATCCAGCCGCAGTTGCTGCAAGCCCGGCACCTGCATGCCACCGGCATTCCGCCTGCGCTGTCGGCCACGGCCCGCGAGCTGTCTTTGCAACTGATGACGCAAATGCGCGCCGCCGGCCGCACCGTGTCGTTCGACCCCAACCTGCGCCCGGCGCTGTGGGCCAGCGAGCAGCAGATGATCACCGAGATCAACCGCCTCGCCGCCCTCGCCCATTGGGTGTTGCCGGGCTTGGGCGAAGGCCGCCTGCTGACTGGTTTCGACGACCCGGCGGACATTGCCGCGTTCTACCTGGATCAAGGCGCCCAGGTCGTGGCGATCAAGCTCGGCGCCCACGGTGCCTACTACCGCACGGCGCTGGACCAGGGCTTTGTCGCCGCCGTGCCGGTGGCGCAGGTGGTCGATACCGTCGGCGCCGGCGATGGTTTTGCCGTCGGCCTGATCAGCGCATTGCTCGAATGCCACAGCGTCAACGACGCGGTGCGACGCGCCAACTGGATTGGTAGCCGCGCGGTGCAGAGCCGTGGCGACATGGAGGGTTTGCCGACCCGCTCCGAAATGGTCACCGAATTTGAGGCCGCCATCGCGAGCAAGCCCAGTCACTGA
- a CDS encoding sugar phosphate isomerase/epimerase family protein, translating to MSKSPVSISLSSYGADLVRQVGQLAFVEILARAGAQRIEWREELLTSEDPRELTHAIEQQGLEAVFSSPLELWVAGRSQPTPLLAATLKRAASFGARWLKVSLGYFTDNNDLHSLAACLAEHSVQLLVENDQTLHGGRIEPFQRFFAQVEQHALPVRMTFDIGNWSWQDQSAATAARLLGRHVAYVHCKAVTRRSDSKLVAIPPAADDLLQWEQMLQHMAPGISRAAEYPLQADDLQQLTTEHVAVLARLGQPRLEQAHV from the coding sequence ATGAGTAAATCACCTGTTTCCATCAGCTTGTCCAGCTACGGCGCCGACCTGGTTCGCCAGGTTGGCCAACTGGCATTCGTCGAGATCCTGGCCAGGGCCGGGGCCCAGCGGATCGAGTGGCGCGAAGAATTGCTGACCAGCGAGGACCCGCGGGAACTGACCCACGCCATCGAACAACAGGGGCTTGAGGCGGTATTTTCCTCGCCGCTGGAATTGTGGGTGGCCGGTCGCTCGCAGCCCACCCCATTGCTGGCAGCGACCCTCAAGCGCGCCGCGAGCTTCGGTGCCCGGTGGCTCAAGGTGTCGCTGGGTTACTTCACCGACAACAACGACCTGCACAGCCTGGCCGCGTGCCTGGCCGAGCATTCGGTGCAGTTGCTGGTGGAAAACGACCAGACCCTGCACGGCGGACGCATCGAGCCGTTCCAGCGTTTTTTCGCGCAGGTGGAGCAACACGCGTTGCCGGTGCGGATGACCTTCGATATCGGCAACTGGTCATGGCAGGACCAGAGCGCCGCCACCGCGGCGCGTCTGTTGGGCCGGCATGTCGCCTATGTGCATTGCAAGGCGGTGACCCGTCGTTCCGACAGCAAGCTGGTGGCGATCCCGCCGGCCGCCGACGACCTGCTGCAGTGGGAACAGATGCTGCAGCACATGGCACCGGGCATCTCGCGTGCCGCCGAATACCCATTGCAGGCCGATGACCTGCAGCAACTGACCACCGAGCACGTGGCCGTCCTCGCCCGCCTGGGTCAACCACGCCTGGAGCAGGCCCATGTCTGA
- a CDS encoding LacI family DNA-binding transcriptional regulator — protein MNSFSAAQRSRVTMLDVAERAGVSKASVSRFIGEDRALLSDAIALRIAQAIDELGYRPNQMARGLKRGRTRLIGMLVADIRNPYSIAVMHGVETACRQHGYSLVVCNTDRDDEQESQHLAALRSYNIEGLIVNTLGHHPEQLRELHREMPMVLVDRKVEQLHSDLVGLDNPAAVHTALSHLQEQGYRQVLLVSEPYDGTSSRIERVSSFTAQIAQRPALSGAVVETGSELTARIQAFLTDAPDVPKALFCANGIAALAATRALRELRCDLFADVGLIALDDLDWYPLVGSGITALAQPTEAIGASAFDCLLKRLRGDDGPVRTLDYPAQLIVRGSTHPRSSSTNG, from the coding sequence GTGAACAGTTTTTCCGCCGCCCAACGCAGCCGCGTGACCATGCTCGATGTCGCCGAACGTGCCGGGGTGTCCAAAGCCAGCGTGTCGCGTTTTATCGGCGAGGACCGCGCTCTGCTGTCAGATGCCATCGCCTTGCGCATCGCACAGGCGATCGACGAGCTGGGTTATCGCCCGAATCAGATGGCTCGCGGTCTGAAACGCGGGCGCACCCGCCTGATCGGCATGCTGGTGGCCGATATCCGCAACCCCTATTCGATTGCCGTGATGCATGGCGTGGAGACCGCCTGCCGCCAGCACGGCTACAGCCTGGTGGTGTGCAACACCGACCGCGATGACGAGCAGGAAAGCCAGCACCTGGCAGCGTTGCGCTCGTACAACATCGAAGGCCTGATCGTGAATACCCTCGGCCATCATCCAGAACAACTGCGTGAGCTGCACCGGGAAATGCCCATGGTGCTGGTGGATCGCAAGGTCGAGCAGCTGCACAGCGACCTGGTCGGCCTGGACAACCCCGCTGCCGTCCACACCGCCCTGAGCCATCTGCAGGAGCAGGGTTATCGCCAGGTGCTGCTGGTCAGCGAGCCCTATGACGGCACCAGCTCGCGGATCGAGCGGGTCAGCAGCTTCACCGCGCAAATCGCCCAACGCCCGGCCTTGTCGGGGGCGGTGGTGGAGACCGGCAGCGAGCTGACTGCACGTATCCAGGCCTTCCTCACTGACGCCCCTGATGTGCCTAAAGCCCTGTTCTGTGCCAACGGCATTGCCGCCCTGGCGGCGACCCGTGCGCTGCGTGAACTTAGGTGCGACTTGTTCGCCGACGTCGGCCTGATCGCCCTCGATGATCTGGACTGGTACCCGCTGGTGGGCAGCGGCATCACTGCCCTCGCCCAGCCGACCGAAGCCATTGGCGCCAGTGCGTTCGACTGCCTGCTCAAGCGCTTGCGCGGCGACGATGGGCCCGTGCGAACCCTGGATTACCCGGCGCAATTGATTGTGCGCGGGTCGACGCACCCACGATCCTCCAGCACTAACGGCTAA